Proteins from one Salvelinus fontinalis isolate EN_2023a unplaced genomic scaffold, ASM2944872v1 scaffold_0324, whole genome shotgun sequence genomic window:
- the LOC129845592 gene encoding uncharacterized protein LOC129845592 isoform X3 has protein sequence MMGILNHLSTLLLLSLLPPALSHVVKKFSDVPQCKSFFLKGTTPNLPGILVGGIFKDDGPYKPICQKYKNFYRFATLYDTFNRIPVFSAYTFTGNTTGRPIDRWMIEPGVVSFNDGSWKTMEGNVRGTLKLNCKDANDQIKAYVVTGAVPNNNKTKLNNRVNIPYLMWTAYCCENKKYKKNKKWMAGAYWGENKKGTGALDQQTLGALEIMLNRYYKGKDGPVKVFPEDCPRGPKPTTSS, from the exons ATGATGGGGATATTGAatcatctctctactctcctccttctctctctccttcctcctgctctctctcatgTAGTGAAGAAGTTCAGTGATGTTCCACAGTGCAAGAGTTTCTTCCTGAAGGGGACAACTCCAAATCTCCCAGGTATTTTGGTTGGTGGGATATTCAAGGACGATGGCCCCTACAAGCCGATCTGCCAGAAGTACAAAAACTTCTACAGGTTTGCAACTCTCTACGACACATTCAACCGGATCCCTGTGTTCTCAGCCTACACCTTCACTGGTAATACAACGGGTCGACCAATAGATCGCTGGATGATCGAGCCTGGG GTGGTGTCCTTCAACGATGGCAGCTGGAAGACAATGGAGGGAAATgtcagaggaactctgaagcttaACTGTAAGGATGCTAACGACCAGATAAAAGCCTATGTGGTGACTGGAGCAGttcccaacaacaacaaaaccaaACTGAACAACCGAGTGAACATCCCGTATCTCATGTGGACAGCCTACTGCTGTGAAAACAAGAAgtacaagaagaacaagaagtGGATGGCCGGAGCATACTGGGGGGAGAACAAGAAGGGGACAGGGGCATTGGATCAACAAACCTTGGGAGcactcgaaatcatgttgaacagATATTACAAAGGTAAAGATGGTCCTGTCAAGGTGTTCCCAGAAGATTGTCCAAGAGGTCCTAAACCTACCACTTCCTCCTAA
- the LOC129845592 gene encoding endonuclease domain-containing 1 protein-like isoform X1 yields MMGILNHLSTLLLLSLLPPALSHVVKKFSDVPQCKSFFLKGTTPNLPGILVGGIFKDDGPYKPICQKYKNFYRFATLYDTFNRIPVFSAYTFTGNTTGRPIDRWMIEPGLEGVNRTEMQIQEGGSYKHQAEQKDYKNSKYRGVNRGHLFPSSHAHDLDTQKSTFTLTNIVPQVVSFNDGSWKTMEGNVRGTLKLNCKDANDQIKAYVVTGAVPNNNKTKLNNRVNIPYLMWTAYCCENKKYKKNKKWMAGAYWGENKKGTGALDQQTLGALEIMLNRYYKGKDGPVKVFPEDCPRGPKPTTSS; encoded by the exons ATGATGGGGATATTGAatcatctctctactctcctccttctctctctccttcctcctgctctctctcatgTAGTGAAGAAGTTCAGTGATGTTCCACAGTGCAAGAGTTTCTTCCTGAAGGGGACAACTCCAAATCTCCCAGGTATTTTGGTTGGTGGGATATTCAAGGACGATGGCCCCTACAAGCCGATCTGCCAGAAGTACAAAAACTTCTACAGGTTTGCAACTCTCTACGACACATTCAACCGGATCCCTGTGTTCTCAGCCTACACCTTCACTGGTAATACAACGGGTCGACCAATAGATCGCTGGATGATCGAGCCTGGG CTCGAAGGGGTAAACCGCACTGAAATGCAGATACAAGAGGGAGGCAGTTACAAACACCAGGCTGAGCAAAAGGACTATAAAAACTCAAAATatagaggggtgaacagaggTCACCTCTTCCCAAGTTCACATGCTCATGACCTTGATACTCAGAAGTCCACCTTTACCCTGACCAACATCGTTCCCCAGGTGGTGTCCTTCAACGATGGCAGCTGGAAGACAATGGAGGGAAATgtcagaggaactctgaagcttaACTGTAAGGATGCTAACGACCAGATAAAAGCCTATGTGGTGACTGGAGCAGttcccaacaacaacaaaaccaaACTGAACAACCGAGTGAACATCCCGTATCTCATGTGGACAGCCTACTGCTGTGAAAACAAGAAgtacaagaagaacaagaagtGGATGGCCGGAGCATACTGGGGGGAGAACAAGAAGGGGACAGGGGCATTGGATCAACAAACCTTGGGAGcactcgaaatcatgttgaacagATATTACAAAGGTAAAGATGGTCCTGTCAAGGTGTTCCCAGAAGATTGTCCAAGAGGTCCTAAACCTACCACTTCCTCCTAA
- the LOC129845592 gene encoding endonuclease domain-containing 1 protein-like isoform X2 encodes MIYQCLRMTLVKKFSDVPQCKSFFLKGTTPNLPGILVGGIFKDDGPYKPICQKYKNFYRFATLYDTFNRIPVFSAYTFTGNTTGRPIDRWMIEPGLEGVNRTEMQIQEGGSYKHQAEQKDYKNSKYRGVNRGHLFPSSHAHDLDTQKSTFTLTNIVPQVVSFNDGSWKTMEGNVRGTLKLNCKDANDQIKAYVVTGAVPNNNKTKLNNRVNIPYLMWTAYCCENKKYKKNKKWMAGAYWGENKKGTGALDQQTLGALEIMLNRYYKGKDGPVKVFPEDCPRGPKPTTSS; translated from the exons TGAAGAAGTTCAGTGATGTTCCACAGTGCAAGAGTTTCTTCCTGAAGGGGACAACTCCAAATCTCCCAGGTATTTTGGTTGGTGGGATATTCAAGGACGATGGCCCCTACAAGCCGATCTGCCAGAAGTACAAAAACTTCTACAGGTTTGCAACTCTCTACGACACATTCAACCGGATCCCTGTGTTCTCAGCCTACACCTTCACTGGTAATACAACGGGTCGACCAATAGATCGCTGGATGATCGAGCCTGGG CTCGAAGGGGTAAACCGCACTGAAATGCAGATACAAGAGGGAGGCAGTTACAAACACCAGGCTGAGCAAAAGGACTATAAAAACTCAAAATatagaggggtgaacagaggTCACCTCTTCCCAAGTTCACATGCTCATGACCTTGATACTCAGAAGTCCACCTTTACCCTGACCAACATCGTTCCCCAGGTGGTGTCCTTCAACGATGGCAGCTGGAAGACAATGGAGGGAAATgtcagaggaactctgaagcttaACTGTAAGGATGCTAACGACCAGATAAAAGCCTATGTGGTGACTGGAGCAGttcccaacaacaacaaaaccaaACTGAACAACCGAGTGAACATCCCGTATCTCATGTGGACAGCCTACTGCTGTGAAAACAAGAAgtacaagaagaacaagaagtGGATGGCCGGAGCATACTGGGGGGAGAACAAGAAGGGGACAGGGGCATTGGATCAACAAACCTTGGGAGcactcgaaatcatgttgaacagATATTACAAAGGTAAAGATGGTCCTGTCAAGGTGTTCCCAGAAGATTGTCCAAGAGGTCCTAAACCTACCACTTCCTCCTAA